In one Pseudomonas sp. 31-12 genomic region, the following are encoded:
- a CDS encoding HU family DNA-binding protein: protein MALTKDQLIADIAEAIDAPKTTARNALDQLGQIVADQLENGGEITLPGIGKLKVTERPARTGRNPSTGAAIEIAAKKVIKLVVAKGLTDAVNK from the coding sequence ATGGCTCTTACTAAAGACCAACTGATCGCCGACATCGCTGAAGCTATCGACGCGCCAAAAACCACCGCGCGTAACGCTCTGGACCAACTGGGCCAAATCGTTGCCGATCAGCTGGAAAACGGCGGCGAAATCACTCTGCCAGGTATCGGCAAACTGAAAGTGACTGAGCGTCCAGCCCGTACCGGCCGCAACCCTTCGACTGGCGCTGCCATCGAAATCGCTGCCAAGAAAGTTATCAAGCTGGTTGTGGCCAAAGGCCTGACCGACGCTGTTAACAAGTAA
- the rlmF gene encoding 23S rRNA (adenine(1618)-N(6))-methyltransferase RlmF, with protein sequence MNAPRTPRPARKKPDTATPAKAVEPREKASLHPRNRHQGRYDFPALIKTTPELAKFVIINPYGKESIDFASPDAVRVFNRALLKSFYGIAHWDIPADYLCPPVPGRADYVHFLADLLASVNDGEIPRGAPVKVLDIGMGANCVYPLIGYSDYRWHFLGSEIDPTAVAAAKAIVQSNGLNKAIQLRQQSNPKHILLGLLEPGERFDLTMCNPPFHASMDEATKGSERKWRALGRADPKRKLPVLNFGGQSAELWCEGGEARFVTQLIAESAHFQHKVLWFSTLVSKASNLPSIQTALKKAGVLESQVVEMSQGQKQSRFVAWTFQTKSEQQVWRERWARKGN encoded by the coding sequence ATGAACGCCCCCCGCACACCAAGACCTGCGCGCAAGAAGCCTGACACCGCGACCCCGGCCAAAGCCGTTGAGCCGCGTGAAAAGGCCAGCCTGCACCCGCGCAATCGCCATCAGGGTCGCTACGACTTCCCGGCGCTGATCAAAACCACGCCGGAACTGGCGAAGTTCGTGATCATCAACCCGTACGGCAAGGAAAGTATCGACTTCGCCAGCCCGGATGCGGTGCGGGTGTTCAACCGGGCGCTGCTCAAGTCGTTCTATGGTATTGCTCACTGGGACATTCCAGCCGATTACCTCTGCCCGCCGGTGCCGGGCCGTGCCGATTACGTGCACTTCCTGGCCGACCTGCTGGCCAGCGTCAACGACGGCGAAATCCCGCGCGGTGCGCCGGTCAAGGTGCTCGACATCGGCATGGGCGCCAACTGTGTCTATCCGTTGATCGGCTACAGCGATTACCGCTGGCACTTCCTCGGCTCGGAAATCGACCCGACGGCCGTAGCCGCGGCCAAAGCCATCGTGCAGTCCAACGGGCTGAACAAAGCCATCCAGTTGCGCCAGCAAAGCAATCCCAAGCACATCCTGCTGGGCTTGCTCGAACCGGGCGAACGTTTTGACCTGACCATGTGCAACCCGCCGTTCCACGCGTCGATGGACGAAGCGACCAAAGGCAGCGAGCGTAAGTGGCGCGCCCTGGGCCGCGCCGACCCGAAACGCAAGCTGCCCGTGTTGAACTTTGGCGGTCAATCGGCCGAACTGTGGTGCGAAGGGGGCGAAGCCCGGTTTGTGACGCAACTGATCGCCGAGAGTGCGCACTTTCAGCACAAGGTCCTGTGGTTCAGCACGCTGGTGTCTAAGGCTTCAAACCTGCCTTCGATCCAGACGGCGCTGAAAAAGGCCGGTGTTCTGGAAAGCCAGGTGGTGGAAATGTCCCAGGGCCAGAAGCAAAGCCGCTTCGTCGCCTGGACCTTCCAGACCAAGTCCGAGCAGCAGGTGTGGCGTGAACGTTGGGCCCGCAAGGGTAACTGA
- a CDS encoding RHS repeat-associated core domain-containing protein — MRHHAYTAYGEHSSDEKDSLLGFNGEYRDAENDKYPLGQGYRWYAPDIYQFHAPDGLSPFGEGGPHAYRYCNADPANLQDPVATSVPAR; from the coding sequence ATGAGGCATCATGCCTACACTGCCTATGGCGAACATTCCTCAGACGAAAAAGATTCATTGCTGGGTTTCAACGGTGAGTACCGAGACGCCGAAAACGATAAGTATCCGCTCGGTCAGGGGTATCGCTGGTATGCCCCGGATATCTATCAATTCCATGCCCCGGATGGTCTAAGCCCCTTCGGCGAGGGTGGTCCTCACGCCTATAGATACTGCAACGCAGACCCTGCCAACCTGCAGGACCCAGTGGCCACGTCGGTTCCGGCGCGGTGA
- a CDS encoding valine--tRNA ligase, producing MDKTYQPHAIETSWYNTWESENYFAPQGAGESYTIMIPPPNVTGSLHMGHGFNNAIMDALIRFRRMQGRNTLWQPGTDHAGIATQMLVERQLEAQGQNRHDLGREKFLEKVWEWKDQSGGNISRQIRRLGSSVDWSRERFTMDDGLSEAVKEAFVRLHEDGLIYRGKRLVNWDTKLHTAISDLEVENHDEKGFLWNLKYPLADGVKTAEGNDFLIVATTRPETMLGDAAVAVNPNDERYKALIGKFVELPLVGRRIPIIADDYCDPEFGTGCVKITPAHDFNDYEVGKRHNLPLLNIFDKNAAVLPACQVFNLDGTLNESIDGKIPAEYAGLDRFEARKQIVAAFDAAGLLVSVNDHALKVPKGDRSGTIIEPWLTDQWYVSTKPLAEPAIAAVEDGRIQFVPKQYENMYFSWMRDIQDWCISRQLWWGHRIPAWYDESGKVYVGRDEAEVRAKHNLGPDVALQQDNDVLDTWFSSGLWTFSTLGWPEQTEFLKKFHSTDVLVTGFDIIFFWVARMIMLTMHLVKNEDGTPQVPFKTVYVHGLVRDGQGQKMSKSKGNVLDPLDIIDGIELEDLVQKRTSGMMQPKLAKKIEKQTRDEFADGIASYGTDALRFTFCSLASTGRDIKFDMGRVEGYRNFCNKIWNAARYVLDKGEDCGQNGEAYELSLADRWIISQLQRTEAEVTRQLDQFRFDLAAQALYEFIWNQYCDWYLELSKPVLWDENAPVERQRGTRRTLVRVLEVALRLAHPFMPFITEEIWQRIAPLAGIEGKTIMLQPWPVANEERIDPAAENDIEWLKELMLGTRNIRGEMNIGPGKPLNLFLKNVSAEDQRRLTENEALLKKLARLESITVLAAGEEAPLSATALVGEMEVLVPMAGLIDKDAELARLDKEILRLQGEVQRVGGKLSNAGFVDKAPAEVIEKERAKLAEAEQALGKLAEQHARIASL from the coding sequence ATGGATAAGACCTACCAGCCGCACGCCATTGAAACTTCCTGGTACAACACCTGGGAGTCTGAGAATTACTTCGCCCCGCAAGGCGCGGGCGAGTCCTACACCATCATGATCCCGCCGCCGAACGTCACCGGCAGCTTGCACATGGGTCACGGCTTCAACAACGCGATCATGGACGCCCTGATCCGTTTCCGCCGCATGCAGGGTCGCAACACCCTGTGGCAGCCGGGTACCGACCACGCCGGTATCGCCACGCAAATGCTGGTGGAACGCCAACTCGAAGCCCAAGGCCAGAATCGCCACGACCTGGGCCGCGAAAAATTCCTCGAGAAAGTCTGGGAATGGAAGGATCAGTCCGGCGGCAACATCAGCCGTCAGATCCGCCGCCTCGGCTCGTCCGTGGACTGGAGCCGCGAGCGTTTCACCATGGACGACGGCCTCTCGGAAGCCGTTAAAGAAGCGTTCGTTCGTTTGCACGAAGACGGCCTGATCTATCGCGGCAAGCGTCTGGTCAACTGGGACACCAAGTTGCACACGGCAATTTCCGACCTTGAAGTGGAAAACCACGACGAGAAAGGTTTCCTGTGGAACCTGAAATACCCGCTGGCCGACGGCGTCAAGACCGCTGAAGGCAACGATTTCCTGATCGTCGCGACCACTCGCCCGGAAACCATGCTCGGCGACGCCGCCGTCGCGGTGAACCCGAACGACGAGCGCTACAAAGCCTTGATCGGCAAATTTGTCGAGCTGCCGCTGGTCGGTCGCCGCATTCCGATCATCGCCGACGATTACTGCGATCCTGAATTCGGCACCGGTTGCGTGAAAATCACCCCGGCCCACGATTTCAACGACTACGAAGTCGGCAAGCGCCACAACCTGCCGCTGCTGAACATCTTCGACAAGAACGCCGCTGTATTGCCGGCCTGTCAGGTGTTCAACCTTGACGGCACGCTCAACGAAAGCATCGACGGCAAGATCCCGGCGGAATACGCCGGCCTCGACCGTTTCGAAGCCCGTAAGCAAATTGTTGCCGCATTCGACGCCGCCGGCCTGCTGGTCAGCGTCAACGATCACGCCCTGAAAGTGCCGAAAGGCGACCGTTCTGGCACCATCATCGAGCCGTGGCTGACCGACCAGTGGTACGTGTCGACCAAGCCACTGGCCGAGCCTGCGATTGCCGCCGTTGAAGACGGCCGCATCCAGTTCGTGCCCAAGCAATACGAAAACATGTACTTCTCGTGGATGCGCGACATCCAGGATTGGTGCATCAGCCGTCAGTTGTGGTGGGGTCACCGGATTCCGGCTTGGTACGACGAGTCGGGCAAAGTCTACGTCGGTCGCGACGAAGCCGAAGTCCGCGCCAAGCACAACCTCGGCCCGGACGTTGCGCTGCAACAGGACAACGACGTTCTCGACACCTGGTTCAGTTCGGGCCTGTGGACCTTCTCCACCCTGGGCTGGCCTGAGCAGACCGAATTCCTGAAAAAATTCCACTCCACCGACGTGTTGGTGACCGGTTTCGACATCATTTTCTTCTGGGTTGCCCGGATGATCATGCTCACCATGCACTTGGTGAAAAACGAAGACGGCACGCCGCAGGTTCCGTTCAAGACCGTTTACGTTCACGGTCTGGTGCGAGATGGCCAAGGCCAGAAGATGTCCAAGTCCAAGGGCAACGTCCTGGACCCGCTGGACATCATCGACGGTATCGAGCTCGAAGACCTGGTGCAAAAACGCACCTCCGGCATGATGCAGCCGAAACTGGCGAAGAAGATCGAGAAGCAGACCCGCGACGAGTTCGCCGACGGCATCGCCAGCTACGGCACCGACGCCCTGCGCTTCACCTTCTGCTCGCTGGCGTCCACCGGTCGCGACATCAAGTTCGACATGGGCCGCGTCGAGGGCTATCGCAACTTCTGCAACAAGATCTGGAACGCCGCGCGTTATGTTCTGGACAAGGGCGAAGACTGCGGCCAGAACGGCGAAGCCTACGAACTGTCGCTGGCAGATCGCTGGATCATCTCGCAACTGCAACGCACCGAAGCCGAAGTGACCCGTCAGCTCGACCAGTTCCGTTTCGACCTGGCCGCACAAGCCTTGTACGAGTTCATCTGGAACCAGTATTGCGACTGGTATCTGGAACTCTCCAAGCCTGTGCTGTGGGATGAAAATGCCCCGGTTGAACGTCAGCGCGGCACCCGTCGCACGCTGGTTCGTGTACTGGAAGTCGCGTTGCGTCTGGCGCACCCGTTCATGCCGTTCATCACCGAAGAAATCTGGCAGCGCATCGCGCCGCTGGCCGGTATCGAAGGCAAGACGATCATGCTGCAGCCTTGGCCGGTGGCCAATGAAGAGCGCATCGATCCGGCGGCCGAGAACGACATCGAGTGGCTCAAGGAACTGATGCTCGGCACGCGCAACATCCGTGGCGAGATGAACATCGGTCCGGGCAAGCCATTGAACCTGTTCCTGAAAAACGTCAGCGCCGAAGATCAGCGTCGTCTCACCGAGAACGAAGCCCTGTTGAAGAAACTGGCGCGCCTCGAATCGATCACGGTGTTGGCTGCCGGTGAAGAAGCACCGCTGTCCGCTACTGCACTGGTCGGCGAGATGGAGGTGCTGGTGCCGATGGCTGGCCTGATCGACAAAGACGCCGAACTGGCACGCCTGGACAAGGAAATCCTGCGTTTGCAGGGTGAAGTTCAGCGGGTGGGAGGCAAGTTGTCGAACGCCGGTTTCGTCGACAAGGCTCCGGCCGAAGTTATCGAGAAGGAACGCGCCAAACTGGCTGAAGCTGAACAGGCTTTGGGCAAGCTGGCCGAGCAGCATGCGCGGATTGCCAGTTTGTAA
- a CDS encoding DNA polymerase III subunit chi, producing MDTPKPQQKSAHLLDDLESIRQLLGDDNLQPPLLTDTVNDGDQEQIPMLFDSVGGAPQTVEPTPPAPAAQTAPAASKGPDALLHLDSELRAAALLIMQDVIDDFAPHIETEIKRRLDARMERLLSQYQS from the coding sequence ATGGACACTCCAAAACCGCAACAAAAGTCCGCGCACCTGCTGGACGACCTCGAGTCGATCCGCCAACTGCTCGGCGATGACAACCTGCAACCGCCACTGCTGACCGACACGGTCAATGACGGTGACCAGGAACAGATTCCAATGTTGTTCGATTCAGTCGGCGGCGCGCCGCAGACCGTCGAACCGACACCGCCCGCCCCTGCCGCGCAAACGGCGCCGGCGGCCAGCAAAGGCCCTGACGCCTTGCTGCACCTCGATAGCGAACTGCGCGCTGCCGCGCTGTTGATCATGCAAGACGTAATCGACGACTTCGCCCCGCACATCGAAACCGAGATCAAGCGCCGGCTGGATGCGCGGATGGAACGGTTGCTCAGTCAGTATCAAAGTTAA
- a CDS encoding DNA polymerase III subunit chi: MTKVDFYILPSADPSARLDFACKLTEKAWRMGHRIYLHCSDAAQREDLDARLWAFKGESFVPHGPAESEPESLIVLGLGDDCGLHQDLLVNLDLKVPVFANKFARVAEVVVEDPTIRAAARESFRFYREQGYPLQDHRLQRL; encoded by the coding sequence ATGACCAAAGTCGACTTCTATATCCTGCCCAGCGCCGATCCGTCGGCACGGCTGGATTTCGCCTGCAAGCTCACCGAGAAAGCCTGGCGCATGGGCCACCGCATTTACCTGCATTGCAGCGATGCCGCCCAGCGCGAGGATCTCGATGCACGTTTGTGGGCTTTCAAGGGTGAAAGCTTCGTGCCTCACGGCCCTGCCGAAAGCGAACCTGAAAGCCTGATTGTCCTGGGCCTGGGTGATGACTGCGGTCTGCATCAGGATCTGCTGGTCAATCTCGACCTGAAGGTGCCGGTATTCGCCAACAAGTTCGCCCGCGTGGCGGAAGTAGTGGTGGAAGATCCGACGATTCGCGCGGCCGCGCGGGAGAGTTTCCGTTTCTATCGCGAACAGGGCTATCCTCTGCAAGATCACCGTTTACAGCGACTCTGA
- a CDS encoding leucyl aminopeptidase: MELVVKSVSPETLKTATLVVAVGEDRKLGAVAKQLDELSGGAISVVLKRGDLAGKVGQSLLLHSLPNLKAERVLLVGVGKDEELGDRPFRKIIAGVLNTLKGLGGSDAVLALDEVVVKGRDSYGKTRLLAETLVDGEYAFDQFKSQKAEPRSLKKITLVTIKAAQAEVERAVAHATAIANGMAFTRNLGNLPPNICHPTFLGEQAKNLGKEFKSLKVEVLDEKKIKDLGMGSFYAVGQGSAQPPRLIVMQYNGGKKSEKPYALVGKGITFDTGGISLKPGLGMDEMKYDMGGAASVFGTLRAVLELKLPINLVCILACAENMPSGNASRPGDIVTTMSGQTVEILNTDAEGRLVLCDALTYSERFKPQAVIDIATLTGACVVALGAHTSGLLGNNDELIGQLLSAGKAADDRAWQLPLFDEYQEQLDSPFADIANIGGPKAGTITAACFLSRFTKNLNWAHLDIAGTAWTSGGKDKGATGRPVPLLTQYLLDRAKA, encoded by the coding sequence ATGGAACTGGTTGTAAAAAGCGTCAGCCCAGAAACGTTGAAGACCGCCACTCTGGTGGTCGCCGTCGGCGAAGACCGCAAGCTCGGTGCCGTCGCCAAACAACTCGACGAACTGAGCGGCGGCGCCATCAGCGTTGTTCTCAAGCGCGGCGACCTGGCTGGCAAAGTCGGCCAGAGCCTGTTGCTGCACAGCCTGCCGAACCTCAAGGCCGAACGCGTTCTGCTGGTCGGCGTGGGCAAAGACGAAGAGTTGGGCGACCGCCCGTTCCGCAAAATCATCGCCGGCGTCCTCAATACCCTTAAAGGCCTGGGCGGCAGTGATGCCGTGCTGGCGCTGGACGAGGTCGTGGTCAAAGGCCGAGACAGCTACGGCAAGACCCGTCTGCTGGCCGAAACCCTGGTGGACGGCGAATACGCCTTCGACCAGTTCAAGAGCCAGAAAGCTGAACCTCGCTCCCTGAAGAAAATCACTCTGGTGACCATCAAGGCTGCACAGGCCGAAGTCGAGCGCGCCGTGGCCCACGCCACTGCGATCGCCAACGGCATGGCGTTCACCCGTAACCTGGGTAACCTGCCACCGAACATTTGCCATCCAACGTTCCTCGGCGAACAAGCCAAGAACCTGGGCAAAGAGTTCAAGAGCCTGAAAGTCGAAGTCCTCGATGAAAAGAAGATCAAGGACCTGGGCATGGGCTCGTTCTACGCAGTCGGCCAAGGCAGCGCCCAGCCGCCACGCCTGATCGTCATGCAATACAACGGCGGCAAGAAATCCGAGAAGCCGTACGCACTGGTCGGCAAAGGCATCACCTTCGACACCGGCGGCATCAGCCTCAAGCCTGGCTTGGGCATGGATGAAATGAAGTACGACATGGGCGGTGCTGCCAGCGTGTTCGGCACCTTGCGTGCCGTGCTCGAGCTGAAACTGCCGATCAACCTGGTGTGCATCCTGGCCTGCGCCGAGAACATGCCGAGCGGCAACGCTTCGCGTCCGGGCGACATCGTCACCACCATGAGCGGCCAGACCGTGGAAATCCTCAACACCGACGCCGAAGGCCGTCTGGTGCTGTGCGATGCCCTGACCTACTCCGAGCGCTTCAAGCCGCAAGCCGTGATCGACATCGCCACCCTGACGGGCGCTTGCGTCGTTGCACTGGGCGCGCACACCTCCGGCCTGCTGGGCAACAACGATGAGCTGATCGGCCAACTGCTGAGCGCCGGCAAGGCTGCCGACGACCGAGCCTGGCAACTGCCGCTGTTCGATGAGTACCAAGAGCAGCTGGACAGCCCGTTCGCCGACATCGCCAACATCGGCGGTCCGAAAGCCGGCACCATCACCGCTGCCTGCTTCCTGTCGCGCTTCACCAAGAACCTGAATTGGGCGCACCTGGACATCGCCGGCACTGCATGGACCAGCGGGGGCAAGGACAAGGGCGCCACTGGCCGTCCGGTTCCGTTGCTGACCCAATACCTGCTGGACCGCGCCAAAGCCTGA
- the lptF gene encoding LPS export ABC transporter permease LptF → MIVFRYLSREVLLTLSAVSAVLLVIIMSGRFIKYLAQAASGLLDPGSLFLIMGFRLPGFLQLILPLGLFLGILLAYGRLYLESEMTVLSATGMSQQRLLAMTLFPATLVALVVAWLSLSLAPQGANQFQLLLNKQDALTEFDTLEPGRFQALRDGTRVTYTEQLSDDRINLNGVFISQKNINSDKKDRGISVLVAEKGRQEIRPDGNRYLILDNGYRYDGNPGQADYRAIKYEEYGVLLPKPDVSDEVTDRDAMTTRSLIGSDDIRSRTELQWRLSLPLLVFIVTLMAVPLSRVNPRQGRFLKLLPAILLYMAYLSILIAARGALEKGKIPPALGLWWVHAIFLAIGLGLLYWEPLRLKMASRRSALEVARG, encoded by the coding sequence TTGATTGTCTTCCGTTATCTGTCCCGCGAAGTCCTGTTGACCTTGAGCGCCGTCAGCGCCGTGCTGCTGGTCATCATCATGAGCGGTCGCTTCATCAAATACCTCGCCCAGGCGGCCTCGGGTCTGCTGGATCCGGGCTCCCTGTTTCTGATCATGGGCTTTCGCCTGCCGGGTTTCCTGCAACTGATCCTGCCGCTGGGCCTGTTCCTCGGGATCCTGCTGGCCTACGGTCGCTTGTACCTCGAAAGCGAAATGACCGTGTTGTCGGCCACTGGCATGAGCCAGCAACGTCTGCTTGCCATGACGCTGTTTCCGGCCACGCTGGTTGCGCTGGTCGTGGCCTGGCTGAGCCTGAGCCTGGCGCCACAAGGTGCCAATCAGTTCCAGCTGCTGCTGAACAAGCAGGATGCGCTGACCGAGTTCGATACCCTGGAGCCGGGTCGCTTCCAGGCCCTGCGCGACGGCACCCGGGTGACCTACACCGAGCAGCTATCGGATGACCGCATCAATCTGAACGGTGTGTTCATTTCGCAAAAAAACATCAACTCCGACAAGAAGGATCGCGGGATTTCCGTGCTGGTGGCCGAGAAGGGCCGTCAGGAAATCCGCCCTGACGGCAACCGCTACCTGATTCTCGACAACGGCTATCGCTACGACGGTAACCCGGGGCAGGCCGACTACCGGGCAATCAAATACGAAGAGTACGGCGTATTGCTGCCCAAGCCGGACGTCAGCGACGAAGTCACCGACCGCGATGCAATGACCACCCGTTCCTTGATCGGCAGCGATGACATTCGTTCGCGCACCGAGCTGCAATGGCGTTTGTCCCTGCCGTTGCTGGTGTTCATCGTGACCCTGATGGCGGTGCCGCTGTCGCGGGTCAATCCACGCCAGGGCCGTTTCCTCAAGCTGCTGCCGGCGATTCTTCTTTATATGGCTTACCTGAGCATCCTGATTGCCGCACGCGGCGCCCTCGAAAAGGGCAAGATCCCGCCGGCGCTGGGGTTGTGGTGGGTTCACGCAATCTTCCTGGCCATTGGCCTGGGCTTGCTCTACTGGGAGCCGTTGCGCTTGAAGATGGCGAGTCGCCGCAGTGCGCTGGAGGTGGCCCGTGGTTAA
- the lptG gene encoding LPS export ABC transporter permease LptG — protein sequence MVKLDRYIGSSVFVAILAVLGIILGLATLFAFIDEMSDVSDTYTLMDVLSYVLLTAPRRLYDMLPMAALIGCLIGLGSLASHSELTIMRAAGVSVGRIVWAVMKPMLVLMVVGVLIGEYVAPATEVTAQANRSLAQGGGDAQSAKHGLWHRQGDEFIHVNSVQPNGLLYGVTRYRFDNERHMLSSSFAKRAKFDQDHWQLSDVTTTLFHEKSTEVVTTPVERWDVALSPQLLSTVVMSPDTLSISGLWGYIHYLADQGLSNGRYWLAFWVKVLQPLVTAALVLMAISFIFGPLRSVTLGQRVFTGVLVGFTFRIVQDLLGPSSLVFGFSPLFAVLVPAGVCALAGVWLLRRAG from the coding sequence GTGGTTAAGCTCGATCGCTACATCGGTAGCAGCGTATTCGTCGCCATCCTGGCGGTGCTGGGGATTATCCTTGGCCTGGCGACCCTGTTTGCCTTCATCGATGAGATGAGTGACGTCAGCGACACCTACACCTTGATGGACGTCTTGAGCTACGTCTTGCTGACCGCGCCCCGTCGTTTGTATGACATGTTGCCGATGGCGGCACTGATCGGCTGCCTGATCGGCCTTGGCAGCCTGGCCAGCCACAGCGAGCTGACGATCATGCGCGCCGCCGGTGTGTCGGTCGGCCGGATCGTCTGGGCGGTCATGAAGCCGATGCTGGTGCTGATGGTAGTGGGTGTGCTGATCGGCGAATACGTCGCGCCGGCCACCGAAGTCACCGCTCAGGCCAACCGTTCCCTGGCTCAGGGTGGCGGCGATGCGCAGAGCGCCAAGCATGGTTTGTGGCATCGCCAGGGCGACGAGTTCATTCACGTCAACTCTGTGCAACCGAACGGTTTGCTGTACGGCGTCACCCGTTATCGTTTCGACAATGAGCGTCATATGCTGTCGTCCAGCTTCGCCAAGCGGGCGAAGTTCGATCAGGATCACTGGCAACTGAGCGACGTCACCACCACGCTGTTCCATGAAAAGAGCACCGAAGTGGTCACCACCCCGGTCGAACGTTGGGATGTTGCCTTGAGTCCGCAACTGTTGAGCACGGTGGTGATGTCGCCGGACACCCTGTCGATCAGCGGCCTGTGGGGTTACATCCACTACCTGGCAGACCAGGGCCTGAGCAACGGCCGTTACTGGCTGGCGTTTTGGGTCAAGGTGTTGCAGCCGCTGGTAACCGCCGCGTTGGTACTGATGGCGATTTCCTTCATCTTTGGTCCGTTGCGCTCGGTGACTCTCGGTCAGCGGGTGTTCACTGGCGTGCTGGTCGGCTTCACCTTCCGTATCGTCCAGGATTTGCTGGGGCCTTCGAGCCTGGTGTTCGGTTTCTCGCCGCTGTTTGCGGTGCTGGTTCCGGCCGGTGTCTGTGCCTTGGCCGGTGTCTGGCTGTTGCGCCGAGCCGGCTGA
- the lepA gene encoding translation elongation factor 4 produces the protein MSDLSHIRNFSIIAHIDHGKSTLADRFIQMCGGLAEREMEAQVLDSMDLERERGITIKAHSVTLYYTARDGIKYQLNFIDTPGHVDFTYEVSRSLAACEGALLVVDAGQGVEAQSVANCYTAIEQGLEVMPVLNKIDLPQADPDRVKEEIEKIIGIDATDAVECSAKTGLGVDEVLERLVHTIPAPTGNYEDPLQALIIDSWFDNYLGVVSLVRVRHGRVKKGDKILVKSTGKIHLVDSVGVFNPKHTATVDLKAGEVGFIIAGIKDIHGAPVGDTLTLSSTPDVDVLPGFKRIQPQVYAGLFPVSSDDFEDFREALQKLTLNDSSLQYTPESSDALGFGFRCGFLGMLHMEIIQERLEREYDLDLITTAPTVIFELLLKTGETIYVDNPSKLPDVSSIEDMREPIVRANILVPQEHLGNVITLCIEKRGVQHDMLFLGSQVQVTYDIPMNEVVLDFFDRLKSTSRGYASLDYHFDRYQSASLVKLDVLINGDKVDALALIVHRDNAHYKGRQLTEKMKELIPRQMFDVAIQAAIGGQIIARTSVKALRKNVLAKCYGGDVSRKRKLLEKQKAGKKRMKQVGNVEIPQEAFLAVLRLDS, from the coding sequence GTGAGTGATTTGAGTCATATCCGCAATTTCTCCATCATCGCCCACATTGACCATGGCAAGTCGACGCTGGCCGATCGCTTCATCCAGATGTGCGGCGGCCTTGCCGAGCGCGAAATGGAAGCCCAGGTGCTGGACTCCATGGACCTGGAACGTGAACGCGGGATCACCATCAAGGCCCACAGCGTCACCCTGTACTACACCGCTCGCGATGGCATCAAGTACCAGCTGAACTTCATTGACACCCCGGGCCACGTTGACTTCACCTACGAAGTCAGCCGGTCGCTGGCGGCCTGTGAAGGTGCGTTGCTGGTGGTCGATGCCGGTCAGGGCGTTGAAGCGCAGTCCGTTGCCAACTGCTACACGGCGATCGAGCAGGGCCTGGAAGTCATGCCGGTCCTGAACAAGATCGACCTGCCACAGGCCGATCCGGACCGCGTCAAAGAAGAAATCGAAAAAATCATCGGCATCGATGCCACCGATGCGGTCGAGTGCAGCGCCAAGACCGGCCTGGGCGTCGACGAAGTCCTCGAACGCCTGGTTCACACCATTCCTGCGCCGACCGGCAACTACGAAGATCCGCTGCAAGCGTTGATCATCGACTCCTGGTTCGACAACTACCTGGGCGTTGTGTCCCTTGTACGCGTGCGTCACGGTCGTGTGAAGAAGGGCGACAAGATCCTGGTCAAGTCCACCGGCAAGATCCACCTGGTGGACAGCGTCGGTGTCTTCAACCCGAAACACACTGCCACCGTTGACCTGAAGGCCGGCGAAGTGGGCTTCATCATTGCCGGCATCAAGGACATTCATGGTGCACCGGTCGGTGACACCCTGACCTTGAGCTCCACGCCAGACGTTGACGTGCTGCCAGGCTTCAAACGCATTCAGCCGCAGGTCTACGCCGGCCTGTTCCCGGTCAGCTCCGACGACTTCGAAGATTTCCGTGAAGCCCTGCAAAAGCTCACGCTCAACGATTCGTCCCTGCAGTACACCCCGGAAAGCTCCGACGCCCTGGGCTTCGGCTTCCGTTGCGGGTTCCTCGGCATGCTGCACATGGAAATCATTCAGGAGCGCCTGGAGCGCGAGTACGACCTGGACTTGATCACCACGGCGCCGACGGTAATTTTCGAGCTGTTGCTGAAAACCGGTGAAACGATTTACGTCGACAACCCGTCGAAGCTTCCGGACGTGTCTTCGATCGAAGACATGCGTGAGCCGATCGTGCGGGCCAATATTCTTGTGCCGCAAGAGCACCTGGGCAACGTCATTACCCTGTGCATCGAGAAGCGTGGCGTGCAACACGACATGCTGTTCCTCGGGTCCCAGGTCCAGGTGACCTACGATATTCCGATGAACGAAGTGGTCCTGGACTTCTTCGACCGTCTGAAATCCACCAGCCGCGGCTATGCTTCGCTGGATTACCATTTCGACCGTTACCAATCGGCTAGTCTGGTGAAACTGGATGTGCTGATCAACGGCGACAAGGTCGACGCCCTGGCGTTGATCGTGCACCGGGACAATGCGCACTACAAAGGTCGCCAGTTGACCGAGAAGATGAAAGAACTGATTCCGCGCCAGATGTTCGACGTCGCGATCCAGGCCGCCATTGGCGGACAGATCATTGCGCGGACCTCCGTCAAGGCTCTCAGAAAGAACGTATTGGCCAAATGCTACGGCGGTGACGTTAGCCGTAAGCGCAAGCTGTTGGAAAAGCAGAAGGCCGGTAAAAAACGCATGAAGCAAGTCGGCAACGTGGAAATTCCACAAGAAGCCTTCCTTGCGGTGCTCAGGTTGGATAGTTAG